The Aerosakkonema funiforme FACHB-1375 genome contains a region encoding:
- a CDS encoding HEAT repeat domain-containing protein, whose amino-acid sequence MMSDVLEQATIAAKQQNWALLNQYISQMLERKNFLATNVTRILDWALEILTEGDFQERWDVAKVFPSLGNRAIAPLIEIWKDEEAEEELRWFVARILAEFDSIEAVTALVEILKTSQTEELSAMAAEALANLGQSAQKHHAFRFAIAALTELLAAEETRLLAVRSLSHIRRSEIVTPLLGVVKDKQVSVRAAAIEALSSFHDPRIPLVLLNALKDVAAPVRREAIIGLGLRSDLLEELNLVSQIVPLVWDFNPEVCAAAASTLGRLGTDAAADALFQVLSSPSLPMSLQLQCVRSLSWIETPRALAHLQAALTFAPIATYQEIVTLLGRVEQAHLAPDAARILIDALKSQHPALQDSSVKQALAISLGHLKHPQAIHPLIQMLADPDLGVRLHATAALKKFPTAIVQLQQLAGNENLTQEWKQGIAIALQEF is encoded by the coding sequence ATGATGAGCGATGTTTTAGAACAAGCTACTATTGCAGCCAAACAACAAAATTGGGCATTGCTAAATCAATACATCAGCCAGATGCTAGAGCGTAAAAATTTCCTGGCAACCAATGTTACACGTATACTGGATTGGGCTTTGGAGATTTTAACAGAAGGAGATTTTCAAGAACGCTGGGATGTGGCGAAAGTGTTCCCCAGCTTGGGAAATAGAGCGATCGCGCCTTTGATTGAGATTTGGAAAGACGAAGAGGCAGAAGAAGAATTACGCTGGTTTGTGGCACGCATATTAGCAGAATTTGACAGCATAGAAGCGGTAACCGCTTTAGTGGAGATTTTGAAAACGTCACAAACGGAAGAACTAAGTGCGATGGCAGCAGAAGCGCTGGCTAATTTGGGACAATCGGCGCAGAAACATCATGCTTTCCGTTTTGCGATCGCAGCTTTGACGGAGTTATTAGCAGCAGAAGAAACGCGCCTGTTGGCGGTACGCAGTCTTTCCCATATCCGCCGTTCCGAGATCGTTACCCCTCTGTTAGGTGTTGTTAAAGATAAGCAAGTGTCGGTGCGTGCAGCTGCGATCGAAGCACTCAGCAGTTTTCACGACCCCCGCATCCCGCTAGTACTGCTAAATGCTCTCAAGGACGTAGCTGCGCCAGTCAGACGGGAAGCGATAATTGGTTTGGGACTGCGGTCTGACTTACTGGAGGAATTAAATCTGGTCAGTCAAATCGTACCTCTGGTTTGGGACTTTAATCCAGAAGTTTGCGCTGCTGCTGCCAGTACGTTGGGACGCCTGGGAACTGACGCCGCTGCTGATGCTTTATTTCAAGTGCTGAGTTCGCCTTCGCTACCAATGTCGTTACAGCTGCAATGCGTTCGTTCTTTAAGCTGGATCGAAACACCAAGGGCTCTGGCACATTTACAAGCAGCGCTTACCTTTGCGCCGATCGCTACATATCAAGAAATCGTAACGCTTCTGGGACGAGTGGAACAGGCGCATTTAGCACCCGACGCCGCTCGCATTTTAATCGATGCTTTGAAATCCCAGCATCCAGCACTTCAAGATTCCAGTGTCAAACAAGCTTTGGCAATCAGTTTGGGACACCTAAAACATCCCCAAGCAATACATCCTCTGATTCAGATGCTGGCAGATCCGGATTTGGGGGTAAGGCTGCACGCAACGGCGGCGCTCAAAAAATTTCCCACCGCAATTGTACAATTACAGCAGCTGGCTGGCAACGAAAATCTCACACAAGAATGGAAACAAGGAATTGCGATCGCCCTTCAAGAATTTTAG